The Thermus filiformis genome contains a region encoding:
- a CDS encoding aldo/keto reductase family protein: MGEMRYRKLGKWGLKVSEISLGAWVTFGDAVKDKETVREIVKIAYEAGVNFFDNADVYARGLAEEIMGEVLKDFPRHTLVLSTKAYWPMSEDPNDRGLSRKHLLESITKSLKRLRTDYVDLFFAHRYDPEVPMEEIVYAMHTIVERGYALYWGTSEWPAARIAEAVTFARENGLHPPVVEQPQYSMLYRERVENEILPEAERFGMGLVVWSPLAQGMLTGKYDAGIPENSRFARYDQLRERYFTEENRKKVLKLKEVADELGLTRTQLALAWVLRLPGISSAITGATRPEQIRESLGAAGVDLPREALEKIEAILRE; this comes from the coding sequence ATGGGCGAGATGCGCTACCGAAAGCTCGGCAAGTGGGGCCTCAAGGTCTCGGAGATCTCCCTGGGGGCCTGGGTCACCTTCGGGGACGCGGTGAAGGACAAGGAAACGGTCCGGGAGATCGTGAAGATCGCCTACGAGGCCGGGGTGAACTTCTTTGACAACGCCGACGTCTACGCCCGGGGCCTGGCGGAGGAGATCATGGGAGAGGTCCTAAAGGACTTCCCCCGCCACACCCTGGTCCTCTCCACCAAGGCCTACTGGCCCATGTCCGAGGACCCGAACGACCGGGGCCTTAGCCGCAAGCACCTTTTGGAGAGCATCACCAAGAGCCTGAAGCGGCTCCGGACCGACTACGTGGACCTCTTCTTCGCCCACCGCTACGACCCCGAGGTTCCCATGGAGGAGATCGTCTACGCCATGCACACCATCGTGGAGAGGGGCTACGCCCTATACTGGGGCACCTCGGAGTGGCCCGCGGCCCGCATCGCCGAGGCGGTGACCTTCGCCCGGGAAAACGGCCTCCACCCCCCCGTGGTGGAGCAGCCCCAGTACTCCATGCTCTACCGGGAGCGGGTGGAAAACGAGATCCTGCCTGAGGCGGAGCGCTTCGGGATGGGCCTGGTGGTCTGGAGCCCCCTGGCCCAGGGGATGCTCACCGGCAAGTACGATGCGGGCATCCCTGAAAATAGCCGCTTCGCCCGCTACGATCAACTCCGGGAGCGCTACTTCACCGAGGAGAACCGGAAGAAGGTCCTGAAGCTCAAGGAAGTGGCGGACGAGCTCGGCCTCACCCGCACCCAGCTGGCCCTGGCCTGGGTCCTGAGGCTTCCCGGGATCTCCAGCGCCATCACCGGGGCCACCCGGCCCGAGCAGATCCGGGAGAGCCTGGGGGCGGCAGGGGTGGACCTGCCCCGGGAGGCCCTGGAAAAGATCGAGGCCATCCTGCGGGAGTAG
- a CDS encoding M12 family metallopeptidase has translation MRGKSLLLIGILTGVLLLLGGCGLVHPPKDAPKTDLRWETAWVVLPDGREAWVTGQVVPWAPDHLLVEGDILVPRGSPRVLAPQGATLEPVSRGQLWPGGVVPYTVDPGVSETQRQRIQEAIAHLHTHTPIRMVERTSEPDYVRFISDGKPETCWSYLGRVSGAQDLDVYCGKDGVPPMGTVLHEILHALGFWHEQSRADRDEYVDILWENIVEEHRSQFQKIGLNGRLQGAYDYDSIMHYHAKAFSKNGGYTILPKNGIPPERLGQRQGLSPGDIAAIRTYYGTPLVRLRWWFHQTTFTTGYTFSQELRNVGAIPVQLERVEVQGGWLEAATPDTTEILAGSSGQVSFRAKACQEPGIETAKLRFLLGGGEAYETAYTRACYRYPGTTALLRLDPAGPETLQLTFAEWTWARRFRLEGTSGGAPVPLPVTELESPYSQPLYTALLTLPGWAEKEVCLRLTPLDVNNPSTAEACIQVPR, from the coding sequence ATGCGCGGGAAGAGCTTGTTGCTGATTGGGATTTTGACTGGAGTTTTGCTTTTGCTTGGGGGATGCGGCCTCGTTCATCCACCAAAGGACGCACCGAAGACGGATCTCCGCTGGGAAACAGCCTGGGTTGTCCTTCCGGACGGCCGGGAGGCTTGGGTTACAGGTCAAGTGGTTCCTTGGGCTCCGGATCACCTCCTTGTGGAAGGGGACATCCTGGTGCCCAGAGGGTCTCCTCGAGTCCTCGCCCCCCAAGGGGCAACCCTGGAGCCTGTCTCTCGGGGACAGCTCTGGCCCGGAGGCGTAGTCCCCTACACCGTGGACCCCGGAGTTAGCGAGACTCAGAGGCAACGCATCCAGGAGGCCATCGCCCACCTTCACACCCACACCCCCATCCGCATGGTGGAGCGCACCTCCGAGCCCGACTACGTGCGCTTCATTAGCGACGGGAAGCCTGAAACTTGCTGGTCCTACCTTGGCCGCGTAAGCGGTGCCCAGGACCTGGACGTCTACTGCGGGAAAGACGGCGTCCCCCCCATGGGGACCGTACTTCACGAAATCCTCCATGCCCTGGGCTTCTGGCATGAGCAGAGCCGAGCGGACCGGGACGAATATGTAGACATCCTCTGGGAGAACATAGTGGAGGAGCATCGCTCTCAGTTTCAGAAAATCGGCCTCAACGGACGGCTTCAAGGAGCTTACGACTACGACTCCATCATGCACTACCACGCCAAAGCTTTCTCCAAGAATGGCGGGTACACCATCCTCCCCAAAAACGGGATTCCCCCGGAGCGCCTTGGACAGAGGCAGGGTCTGAGCCCAGGGGACATCGCCGCTATCCGGACTTACTACGGAACACCGCTGGTGCGCCTGCGCTGGTGGTTCCACCAAACCACCTTCACCACGGGGTACACCTTCAGCCAAGAGCTTCGCAACGTGGGGGCGATACCCGTGCAGCTAGAGAGAGTGGAAGTTCAAGGAGGCTGGCTGGAGGCGGCCACGCCCGACACAACGGAGATCCTGGCAGGAAGCTCGGGCCAGGTGAGCTTCCGCGCCAAGGCCTGCCAGGAACCCGGGATTGAGACGGCGAAGCTCCGCTTCCTCCTGGGCGGGGGGGAGGCTTACGAAACGGCCTACACCCGGGCTTGCTACCGCTATCCGGGCACCACTGCCCTCCTAAGGCTGGACCCGGCTGGACCGGAGACGCTCCAACTCACCTTCGCCGAATGGACCTGGGCCCGGCGTTTCCGCTTAGAGGGGACATCCGGGGGAGCCCCCGTTCCTCTACCGGTGACCGAGCTGGAAAGTCCTTACTCCCAGCCCCTCTATACCGCCCTCCTAACCCTGCCCGGGTGGGCGGAAAAGGAGGTGTGCCTCCGGCTGACCCCCTTGGACGTGAACAACCCTTCCACCGCGGAAGCCTGTATTCAGGTACCTCGCTAG
- a CDS encoding CDGSH iron-sulfur domain-containing protein: protein MRLEFLENGPIRVEGARFRLKVGEKEEVLERPRVFLCRCGGSANKPFCDGTHKRIGFQAPGGVLEVED from the coding sequence ATGAGGCTGGAGTTCTTGGAGAACGGACCCATCCGGGTGGAAGGCGCCCGGTTCCGGCTCAAGGTGGGGGAGAAGGAAGAGGTGCTGGAGCGGCCCCGGGTCTTCCTCTGCCGCTGCGGGGGCTCGGCCAACAAGCCCTTCTGCGACGGCACCCACAAGCGGATCGGCTTCCAGGCCCCGGGCGGAGTGCTCGAGGTGGAGGACTGA
- a CDS encoding penicillin acylase family protein gives MKKFIRVLTWLALGVLVLAGLAGLSAHLFLRSTWPQEAGRLALGGLTGPVVVERDGHGVVRVRAESLEDLLFAQGVVHAQERLWQMEFQRRVGQGRLSEVLGEATLPQDRFLRTWGFYRAAQAAYARLLPEEKRAVDAYVAGVNAYLATRPPLPLEFRLLGFQPEPWTGPDVLVWAKMMSYDLSANWDTELLRYRLLARGLSPERIAQLLPPYPEDAPTILREPALPKEEEKPLKALLDLSRRLPRFLEASNNWVVAGSRTATGKPFLADDPHLSLGVPSLWFLMALEAPGFKAIGASLPGVPGIVIGRNERIAWGVTNVGADVQDLYVMEEAPGGYRYKGRVVPYRVREEVIRVKGGREERLKVRETVYGPVISDALEDRPKNPLALRWVSLDPEDHILMAYLGINRASKWDEFQKALSYYSAPSQNFVYADVDGNIGYTAPGRFPIRRPGHTGLYPVPGTGEWDWQGFVPYEAWPRAFNPKEGYVVTANHRVTPPGYPYTLALEWAEPYRARRIEEMLRAKPRLSLEDMKAVQLDQKSLLYQDFRPVLEALTPLSERGRTWRARLLAWDGTMAPSSEEALAFALWYTELTRLPEREVGEAHWDEPRYLLRAFKEGDKNCDQPGTEYQETCLDFAALALERALERKEALKAKTWGEVHRATFAHPVLSHTPLSRLSDREVAFGGDRYTVNVGPFDPATLRMTKGPSYRQIVDLADPEASLFVHPMGQSGHLLAPHAADLLPLWARGEYLPMRFAEPPRRQLVLEPLR, from the coding sequence ATGAAAAAGTTTATCCGGGTTCTCACGTGGCTGGCCCTGGGCGTTTTGGTCCTGGCCGGGCTCGCCGGGCTTTCCGCCCACCTCTTTCTCCGCTCCACCTGGCCGCAGGAGGCGGGCCGCCTGGCCCTCGGGGGCCTTACCGGGCCGGTGGTGGTGGAGCGGGACGGGCATGGGGTGGTGCGCGTCCGGGCGGAGAGCCTCGAGGACCTCCTCTTCGCCCAGGGGGTGGTCCACGCCCAGGAGCGGCTCTGGCAGATGGAGTTTCAGCGCCGGGTGGGGCAGGGGCGGCTTTCCGAGGTCCTGGGAGAGGCCACGCTTCCCCAGGACCGCTTCCTAAGGACTTGGGGGTTCTACCGGGCGGCCCAGGCGGCCTACGCCCGCCTCCTGCCCGAGGAGAAGCGGGCGGTGGACGCCTACGTGGCCGGGGTCAACGCCTATTTGGCCACCCGGCCGCCCCTTCCTTTGGAGTTCCGCCTCCTGGGCTTCCAGCCCGAGCCCTGGACCGGCCCGGACGTTTTGGTCTGGGCCAAGATGATGAGCTACGACCTCTCCGCCAACTGGGACACGGAGCTCCTCCGCTACCGCCTCCTGGCCCGGGGGCTTTCCCCCGAGCGGATCGCCCAGCTCCTCCCCCCTTACCCCGAGGACGCCCCCACCATCCTGCGGGAACCCGCTCTGCCCAAGGAGGAGGAGAAGCCCCTCAAGGCCCTTTTGGACCTCTCCCGGAGGCTTCCCCGCTTCCTCGAGGCCAGCAACAACTGGGTGGTGGCGGGAAGCCGCACCGCCACCGGCAAGCCCTTCCTGGCCGACGATCCCCACCTGAGCCTGGGGGTTCCTTCCCTCTGGTTCCTCATGGCCCTCGAGGCCCCGGGGTTTAAGGCCATCGGGGCCAGCCTCCCCGGGGTGCCCGGGATCGTCATCGGCCGGAACGAGCGCATCGCCTGGGGGGTGACCAACGTGGGGGCGGACGTTCAGGACCTCTACGTGATGGAGGAGGCCCCCGGCGGGTACCGGTACAAGGGCCGGGTGGTGCCCTACCGGGTGCGGGAGGAGGTCATCCGGGTCAAGGGGGGAAGGGAGGAGCGGCTTAAGGTGCGGGAGACGGTCTACGGCCCGGTCATCTCCGACGCCCTGGAGGACCGGCCCAAGAACCCCCTCGCCCTTCGCTGGGTGAGCCTGGACCCGGAGGACCACATCCTGATGGCCTACCTGGGGATCAACCGGGCGAGCAAATGGGATGAGTTCCAAAAGGCCCTCTCCTACTACTCCGCCCCGAGCCAGAACTTCGTCTACGCCGACGTGGACGGGAACATCGGCTACACCGCCCCCGGCAGGTTCCCCATCCGCAGGCCGGGCCACACCGGCCTTTACCCGGTGCCGGGCACGGGGGAGTGGGACTGGCAGGGCTTCGTCCCCTACGAGGCCTGGCCCCGCGCCTTCAACCCCAAGGAGGGGTATGTGGTCACCGCCAACCACCGGGTGACCCCGCCCGGCTACCCCTACACCCTGGCCCTGGAGTGGGCCGAGCCCTACCGGGCCCGGCGCATAGAGGAGATGCTCCGGGCCAAGCCGCGCCTTTCCCTGGAGGACATGAAGGCCGTCCAGCTGGACCAGAAGAGCCTCCTTTACCAGGACTTCCGCCCCGTCCTCGAGGCCCTCACCCCCCTTTCGGAAAGGGGCCGAACCTGGCGGGCGCGGCTTCTCGCCTGGGACGGGACCATGGCGCCGAGCTCGGAGGAGGCCCTGGCCTTCGCCCTCTGGTACACCGAGCTCACCCGCCTGCCCGAGCGGGAGGTGGGCGAGGCCCACTGGGACGAGCCCCGCTACCTCCTGAGGGCCTTCAAGGAGGGGGACAAGAACTGCGACCAGCCCGGGACCGAGTACCAGGAGACCTGCCTGGACTTCGCCGCCTTGGCCCTGGAGCGGGCTTTGGAGCGGAAGGAGGCCCTGAAGGCGAAAACGTGGGGGGAGGTCCACCGGGCCACCTTCGCCCACCCCGTCCTTTCCCACACGCCCCTTTCGCGCCTCTCGGACCGGGAGGTGGCCTTCGGAGGGGACCGGTACACGGTGAACGTGGGCCCCTTTGACCCCGCTACCTTGCGGATGACCAAGGGGCCCAGCTACCGGCAGATCGTGGACCTGGCCGACCCCGAGGCCTCCCTCTTCGTCCACCCCATGGGCCAGTCGGGCCACCTCCTCGCCCCCCACGCCGCCGACCTCCTGCCCCTTTGGGCCCGGGGGGAGTACCTCCCCATGCGCTTCGCCGAGCCGCCAAGGCGGCAGCTGGTCCTCGAGCCCCTGAGGTGA
- a CDS encoding AAA family ATPase: MQVRAVQWFTPPISPSPPRPFFGQERALRALEDALRLKAHAYLVGPSGLGKRHHLEALLRTRPVEALELVYLPLGGEGVPALLPPGAGRELLEGVEALLGEFSPALFRERAFLYAKALAEARHRKEAEELLEELSEEARRHGYVLEEEEEGLRLSGKGPLPAELSLKLEETVLAYLEAAQRAQAEVAALRRAFAERLLAPRVGRLKEGFPQVGRYLDWLLERLLLAAALEEEVAAEEVLPRLLVEGPSRLVFEPLPTPERLFGHLEYEQKDGGLSTHLGLLQPGALLRATGGFLVLEAAKLLEYGSYPLLKQALRQKEVEPVKRLEAKGPRIKPAPLTAQVFLVGPPEVFAFLEEDEEFLELFGVRVEFSPDLPYTRENAAQLGGFLEAQGVRLTPGGLAALVDEARRQAEHLERMDARLFRLLDLAKEAQTHQDPVDREGVEKALRAREERFALEEETYRREVEEGVLSLTTQGLAVGEINGLVVLEGPIPQGRVVRITARAAPGREGVLSIDREVGLGGQLFHKAVLTLAGYLRGTYSEVGALSATVSLVFEQNYGGLEGDSAGLAELLAVLSAISGLPLRQDLAVTGAIDQTGRVLAVGRVAEKVEGFYRLCRLQGLTGTQGVVLPEANLRHLTLRREVVEAVEGGEFHLYAVKNVDQAIELLFGMRAQGFMGFHARVKEALAHFQALENGHEQEE, translated from the coding sequence ATGCAGGTGCGGGCGGTCCAGTGGTTCACCCCTCCCATCTCCCCCAGCCCCCCCCGGCCCTTCTTCGGGCAGGAGCGGGCCCTTAGGGCCCTGGAGGACGCCCTGAGGCTCAAGGCCCACGCCTATCTGGTGGGGCCGAGCGGGCTCGGCAAGCGCCACCACCTCGAGGCCCTCCTAAGGACCCGGCCCGTGGAGGCCCTGGAGCTGGTCTACCTCCCCCTAGGGGGGGAGGGGGTTCCGGCCCTCCTCCCCCCGGGGGCGGGCCGGGAGCTTCTAGAGGGGGTGGAGGCCCTTCTGGGCGAGTTCTCCCCCGCCCTCTTCCGGGAGCGGGCCTTCCTCTACGCCAAGGCCCTGGCCGAGGCCCGGCACCGCAAGGAGGCGGAGGAGCTCTTGGAGGAGCTTTCCGAGGAGGCCCGCCGCCACGGGTACGTCCTGGAGGAAGAGGAGGAGGGGCTGAGGCTTTCCGGCAAGGGGCCCTTGCCTGCGGAGCTCTCCTTGAAGCTGGAGGAGACGGTCCTGGCCTACCTCGAGGCCGCCCAGAGGGCCCAGGCGGAGGTGGCGGCCCTGAGGCGGGCCTTCGCCGAGCGCCTTTTGGCCCCCCGGGTGGGGCGGCTCAAGGAGGGCTTCCCCCAGGTGGGCCGGTACCTGGACTGGCTGCTGGAGCGCCTCCTCCTGGCCGCGGCCCTGGAGGAGGAGGTGGCGGCGGAGGAGGTCCTGCCCCGGCTTCTGGTGGAGGGGCCAAGCCGCCTGGTCTTTGAGCCCCTCCCCACCCCGGAGCGGCTCTTCGGCCACCTGGAGTACGAGCAGAAGGACGGGGGGCTTTCCACCCACCTGGGCCTCCTCCAGCCCGGCGCCCTCCTGCGGGCCACGGGGGGGTTTTTGGTCCTGGAGGCGGCCAAGCTCCTGGAGTACGGGAGCTACCCCTTGCTCAAGCAGGCCCTGAGGCAGAAGGAGGTGGAGCCGGTCAAGCGCCTCGAGGCCAAGGGCCCCCGGATCAAGCCCGCCCCCCTCACCGCCCAGGTCTTTCTGGTGGGGCCGCCCGAGGTCTTCGCCTTCTTAGAGGAGGACGAGGAGTTTCTGGAGCTCTTTGGGGTCCGCGTGGAGTTCAGCCCCGACCTCCCCTACACCCGGGAGAACGCCGCCCAGCTCGGGGGGTTCCTGGAGGCCCAGGGGGTCCGCCTCACCCCGGGGGGGCTGGCCGCCTTGGTGGACGAGGCCCGGCGGCAGGCGGAGCACCTGGAACGGATGGATGCCCGCCTCTTCCGGCTTTTGGACCTGGCCAAGGAGGCCCAGACCCACCAGGACCCGGTGGACCGGGAAGGGGTGGAGAAGGCCCTAAGGGCGCGGGAGGAGCGGTTCGCCCTGGAGGAGGAGACCTACCGCCGGGAGGTGGAGGAGGGGGTGCTCTCCCTCACCACCCAGGGCCTGGCCGTGGGGGAGATCAACGGCCTGGTGGTCCTGGAGGGCCCCATCCCCCAGGGCCGGGTGGTCCGGATCACCGCCCGGGCTGCCCCCGGCCGGGAGGGGGTCCTGTCCATTGACCGGGAGGTGGGCCTGGGAGGGCAGCTCTTCCACAAGGCGGTCCTGACCCTGGCCGGCTACCTCCGGGGCACCTACTCCGAGGTGGGGGCCCTCTCGGCCACGGTGAGCCTGGTCTTTGAGCAGAACTACGGGGGCCTCGAGGGGGACTCGGCGGGGCTGGCCGAGCTTTTGGCCGTCCTGTCCGCCATCAGCGGCCTTCCCCTCAGGCAGGACCTGGCGGTCACCGGGGCCATAGACCAGACGGGCCGGGTCCTGGCGGTGGGCCGGGTGGCGGAGAAGGTGGAGGGGTTTTACCGGCTCTGCCGGCTCCAGGGCCTGACGGGGACCCAAGGGGTGGTCCTGCCCGAGGCCAACCTCCGCCACCTCACCTTAAGGCGGGAGGTGGTGGAGGCGGTGGAAGGAGGAGAGTTCCACCTCTACGCGGTGAAAAACGTGGACCAGGCGATCGAGCTCCTCTTCGGGATGCGCGCCCAGGGGTTCATGGGCTTCCACGCCCGGGTGAAGGAGGCCCTGGCCCACTTCCAGGCCCTGGAAAACGGACACGAGCAAGAGGAGTAG